The following are encoded in a window of Kitasatospora sp. NBC_01250 genomic DNA:
- the argB gene encoding acetylglutamate kinase — protein MDAAQDTPVIVVKYGGAAFDSSLLSPSAARNLATLVRGGRRVLLVHGGGRAVTEEAARRGLSTRFVDGLRATDREMLDVVRTVMVGRLNKDLVGQLGRSGVRAVGLSGEDAGMIRARTVRLGGTVDLGYVGEPAEVRTDVLHMVWRAGMVPVVASVAADEAGVPHNINADSAAAALAAALRAERLVYVTDVDGLLRDPADPESRIVRLSSPELDELLRRQPPEGGMLPKLTAALDALRSGVRQVRIVGARQEDAVLLAATTDTAVGTTLTAVSDE, from the coding sequence GTGGACGCAGCGCAGGACACTCCGGTGATCGTCGTCAAGTACGGCGGTGCCGCATTCGACAGCAGCCTCCTGTCGCCCTCGGCCGCGCGGAACCTCGCCACCCTCGTGCGCGGCGGCCGTCGCGTGCTGCTGGTGCACGGCGGCGGCCGCGCGGTGACGGAGGAGGCGGCCCGGCGCGGCCTCTCCACCCGCTTCGTGGACGGACTGCGGGCGACCGACCGGGAGATGCTCGACGTGGTCCGGACGGTCATGGTCGGCCGCCTGAACAAGGACCTGGTCGGGCAGCTCGGCCGCAGCGGCGTGCGCGCGGTCGGCCTGTCCGGCGAGGACGCGGGGATGATCCGGGCCCGCACGGTCCGCCTGGGCGGAACCGTGGACCTCGGCTACGTCGGCGAGCCGGCCGAGGTGCGCACGGACGTCCTGCACATGGTGTGGCGGGCCGGCATGGTGCCAGTGGTCGCGAGCGTGGCCGCCGACGAGGCGGGAGTCCCGCACAACATCAACGCGGACTCCGCCGCCGCCGCCCTCGCCGCGGCCCTGCGCGCCGAGCGCCTCGTCTACGTGACCGACGTGGACGGACTGCTGCGGGACCCGGCCGACCCGGAGTCCCGGATCGTCCGGCTGAGCAGTCCGGAGCTCGACGAACTGCTGCGCAGGCAGCCGCCCGAGGGCGGCATGCTTCCCAAGCTCACTGCCGCGCTCGACGCGCTGCGCTCCGGTGTGCGCCAGGTGCGGATCGTCGGCGCCCGCCAGGAGGACGCCGTCCTTCTCGCCGCCACCACCGATACCGCCGTCGGAACGACCCTGACGGCCGTGAGCGATGAGTGA
- a CDS encoding phosphatase PAP2 family protein has protein sequence MTTTQPLDKQTESTRSGTGAGNENGTNGAGTGTKRRFPKIGPILPARLRPVNRPTMWIEIALIGIAYYCYRVTQNAASTSGQSPFRRGRDILSLERVLHIDIEHWLNHTVAKIDWLIVGMNYYYATLHFIVTIAVFVWVYLKFPDRYRAVRTVMFAMNGVALIGFYLYAVAPPRLLDPTRFIDTFCVHHTWGEQTCSGVAGLSGSMTNEFAAMPSLHIGWSVWCALAIAHLAKRKWVKVLGILYPVATFTVIISTANHYVLDAVGGLVTLAAAFLVQRILQGRPVYRAAPSAEPVRMPQQDAAEDDAAGAFTPARTVRLKD, from the coding sequence ATGACGACGACGCAACCGCTTGACAAACAAACAGAGTCCACAAGGAGCGGCACCGGCGCCGGGAACGAGAACGGGACGAACGGCGCAGGGACGGGCACGAAGCGCCGTTTCCCGAAGATCGGCCCGATCCTGCCGGCCCGGCTGCGCCCGGTGAACCGCCCCACCATGTGGATCGAGATCGCGCTCATCGGCATCGCCTACTACTGCTACCGGGTGACGCAGAACGCGGCGAGCACCAGTGGCCAGTCCCCCTTCCGCCGGGGCCGGGACATCCTGAGCCTGGAGCGCGTGCTCCACATCGACATCGAGCACTGGCTCAACCACACGGTCGCCAAGATCGACTGGCTGATCGTGGGGATGAACTACTACTACGCGACGCTCCACTTCATCGTGACGATAGCGGTCTTCGTCTGGGTCTACCTCAAGTTCCCCGACCGCTACCGCGCGGTCCGCACCGTGATGTTCGCGATGAACGGCGTGGCGCTGATCGGCTTCTACCTCTATGCCGTCGCCCCGCCTCGCCTGCTCGACCCGACCCGGTTCATCGACACGTTCTGCGTCCACCACACCTGGGGCGAGCAGACCTGCAGCGGTGTCGCGGGCCTGTCCGGCTCGATGACGAACGAGTTCGCCGCGATGCCGTCCCTCCACATCGGCTGGTCGGTCTGGTGCGCCCTGGCGATCGCCCACCTGGCCAAGCGCAAGTGGGTGAAGGTCCTGGGCATCCTCTACCCGGTGGCGACCTTCACCGTCATCATCTCGACGGCCAACCACTACGTCCTGGACGCGGTCGGCGGCCTGGTCACCCTGGCTGCCGCCTTCCTGGTCCAGCGCATCCTGCAAGGACGGCCGGTCTACCGTGCGGCGCCGTCGGCGGAACCGGTCCGGATGCCGCAGCAGGACGCGGCGGAGGACGACGCCGCCGGGGCCTTCACCCCCGCTCGGACCGTGCGGCTGAAGGATTGA
- a CDS encoding nuclear transport factor 2 family protein, with translation MALNRAEKVREYYERVDAADYEAVFEMFCDDVVYERGGTEPIVGMEEFKRFYLADRIIESGRHEVEAVVDNGDWVAARGVFSGRLKNAELVTVRWADFHLFKGEKIWRRYTYFADRAV, from the coding sequence ATGGCACTGAACCGCGCGGAGAAGGTGCGCGAGTACTACGAGCGGGTCGACGCCGCCGACTACGAGGCCGTGTTCGAGATGTTCTGCGACGACGTGGTGTACGAGCGTGGTGGCACCGAACCGATCGTCGGCATGGAGGAATTCAAGCGGTTCTACCTCGCCGACCGGATCATCGAGTCCGGTCGCCACGAGGTCGAGGCGGTCGTCGACAACGGGGACTGGGTGGCGGCCCGGGGCGTCTTCTCCGGCCGCCTCAAGAACGCCGAACTGGTCACCGTCCGGTGGGCCGACTTCCACCTCTTCAAGGGCGAGAAGATCTGGCGCCGCTACACCTACTTCGCCGATCGGGCTGTCTAG
- a CDS encoding MbtH family protein has product MGNPFEKEDGSYFVLTNSEGQHSLRPVFAEIPAGWSAVYGEADRAACLEYVTMHRTDLRPLSLIEAMAAAEK; this is encoded by the coding sequence ATGGGCAACCCGTTCGAGAAGGAAGACGGCAGCTACTTCGTGCTCACCAACTCGGAGGGGCAGCACTCCCTCCGGCCGGTCTTCGCCGAGATCCCGGCCGGCTGGTCGGCCGTCTACGGCGAGGCCGACCGGGCGGCCTGCCTGGAGTACGTCACCATGCACCGGACCGACCTGCGGCCCCTTTCACTGATCGAGGCCATGGCCGCCGCCGAGAAGTAG
- a CDS encoding FAD-dependent monooxygenase: protein MTRTTAFGETTLLEGPPDQLRAALPAVLDGTPDDRAVFTEPLACAVHCAGNVLAGSDVAIVGAGTAGVLLAVLLRLKGCQVTLVNRSPERLTALSATALLREVPKLLTSEVGTRTFGTVVVTTALLDDSTFDSAWGLLPRDGGRLVLFGGIRPDWRVPGTRVLLDGIRRGEEVRELELGGRRALVVGTHGATGADFAAAGAVLAAPLPWTAGHIEELIVNRVPLPALAALLNEAVRTGVDPIGKHVVDIGR, encoded by the coding sequence GTGACCCGGACGACCGCCTTCGGTGAGACGACGCTGCTGGAAGGACCGCCCGACCAGCTGCGCGCTGCCCTGCCCGCCGTGCTCGACGGCACTCCGGACGACCGGGCGGTCTTCACCGAGCCCCTCGCGTGCGCCGTGCACTGCGCCGGCAACGTCCTGGCCGGTTCCGACGTGGCGATCGTCGGTGCGGGGACCGCCGGGGTGCTGCTGGCGGTCCTGCTGAGGCTGAAGGGGTGCCAGGTCACCCTGGTCAACAGGAGCCCCGAACGGCTGACCGCCCTCTCCGCCACGGCGTTGCTGCGAGAGGTGCCGAAGCTTCTCACCAGCGAGGTGGGAACGCGCACCTTCGGCACCGTGGTCGTGACCACGGCGCTGCTCGACGACAGCACCTTCGACAGCGCCTGGGGCCTGTTGCCGCGCGACGGCGGACGTCTCGTCCTGTTCGGCGGCATCAGGCCGGACTGGCGGGTACCGGGCACGCGCGTGCTGTTGGACGGCATCCGGCGCGGCGAAGAGGTGCGCGAGCTGGAGCTGGGCGGCCGCCGCGCGCTGGTGGTGGGGACGCACGGCGCCACCGGCGCCGACTTCGCCGCGGCCGGCGCGGTGCTGGCGGCGCCGCTTCCCTGGACGGCCGGCCACATCGAGGAGCTCATCGTGAACCGGGTGCCCCTGCCCGCTCTGGCCGCGCTGCTCAACGAGGCGGTCAGGACGGGCGTGGATCCGATCGGGAAGCACGTGGTGGACATCGGCCGGTAG